The DNA segment CAGTGATGCCCCGGTCCAGATCTGGGAGGAGATACCCCAGGACACCATCCGTCGTCTCATTAGGAGCATGCCCCGACGTTGTCAGGCATGCATACAAGCACGTGGGGGCAATAGACAGTACCGAGTAACATTTTGAGTTGCTGcaatggaatttcagcaaaatggactGGCCTGCCGCATCATTTTTTCGCTTTGATTTTCGGGGCGTCTTTGAATTCGGCCTTCTGTGGgttgataattttcatttccagcaAACGATGCGGCATCCTGTCGTTCCTAACAGAGTACCCAGTCCATATCGGTATAGATATCCAGCATGATTTgagatctgatgtgttttcaaagtgttccttcaatttttttgagcagtgtagTATACTATTACCTCTGGTTCCTTATGGGCCGAGGACCAAAAGAACCCTCCCTGGTCGGTAGGTACATTCTCTAGTCACCGGGACAGTTGTGTGGACTTTCCCCAGGACTGAGTATTGTTTGACTCATTCAGTGAGAGTCCATGAAGACACGGTGAGTGACCGATAGTTCATATTTTTTCCAATCCGGTAGTACTTGATGTGTTTGAGACATCAATATTAAACTGATAGTCGGGCATCTTTTTTAAATGGTGcactttaaacatttaacactgTTTGCTGGGATCAAGTCGGGCGGTTTCGCTGTCCCCGTGGTGTTGTGTAGGCCTCCctgctgtcagtgtgtgggTTATTCCTGGTAGCGACATGGGTTAAAGAATAATTCTGTTGTTCAATGTGTCGCTAATTGAGTTGATTTCAGTTGGAGTGTATTTTATATTGCGTGCCGCCACAAGAGGGCACTCTGACCTCAGTAATAGTTCCTGTTGAAGACAGAAAGCAATGGAGGAGCCTGTCATTCCCGCTTATTGACCAGTTACTGTCACTCTTGATGTACAGAGTGTATGTGCTTCCCGTTGTGTTTGTAGGATCAGAAGTAATATTCTCATTATTACCATTTTATTACCAGTATTTGGTCTGGGGATTGGAATCTTAAATTCCTGTTTCATTCTGCTTCCTATAGATCACTCTCTTCCTGtaaacttattattattaagagtTAAATCTGAAGGTTTCTCACTTTGCGAATGTTATAATTTAAGAAAAGAGACACAGCAACTtcagatattttatatatatatatgtataattcaGAAATAAACAATCTGTTTAAACGAAACCAGaacaattcagtttttgttagaTATTAAAGTGAAGTTTTTTACTTATCAACGTGGAAAAAGTATATTTCATCTAACCTCCTACTTGGAAACATGCTAGCGACCACTGCAGTCATCCTAGCAACTGCACTGAATGACATAGCAACCACCTATTAACAACTTAGCAACCACTTAACCAGCTGACTACAACTTAGCAACCACCTACTGAAGCCTTAGCAACCACCATGAGAGTCACAGCATGCTGTGAAAACAACGTAGCAACAAATAGCCACCACACATTAAACACTTCCAACATCTTAGCAACTAATTAGCATCAATCTGATACACAGATTATAGCACTGtttgacaagtttttttttattttttattgtgacctctgaccttgaaggcttcctcctcctcctcccggtACACCAGCTCCATCCTCGACAGTGATTGGATGAACTCGGTGGGAGCCAGCGGTTGGAGGCGGAGCTTCTTCAGCCCGTGGGGGCAGAGCACTGAGCGTACCCCCAACAGGATGTGACCCGGAGTGAATCCGTCAGTGACCTTAGCCAATGAGCTGAGGTCCACACTTGGACCAGGCTCTGCCCCCTCAGCACGCAGCAGCTCCCTCCACAGGGCTGATGGGAAAAATACTCATGTAATTGTTAGCATGAAGCTAAGGGCTAATACAGCATGTTATAAACTTATGATAACTgtaaacatgctaacatgctaatgtgttagcatgctatgaTAACATACCGGACCATCACTGTACCCAGAATGGAGATCTAATCCAGTCTGGAATTAACTGGTTTATTGGACTCTGTAGTCTAGATGAACTGGTACCCATTCTGGAGCCGTAGTCTGATTTGGGGATTGGGATGATCTTCTTGTAGACTTCACAAAACGCTTTGATTTCGCCGTCAAATGGTGTTTGAGTCGTCCCGATCACCAGAACTCGATCCTCTGGTCTCAAGGTCTTCAGACACCTGAGCAGGTCCCTCTTCATCCTCCGAGGATCAAACTGGAACAGAAATACAGATTTAACTGGTCTGCTGAAGGACTCAGGACCGCATAGACTGGACTGTTTCCACACCAGGAGGAGTCCAGTTTAAGTTAGACCAGGTTGATCTCAGCAGGATgtggttttctttcttcctgtctaaaaaaatattttcaaaataaaacgtGATTTATTTTAGAAAGTTTGAGTTTTACCTTTCAGATCTTgacttttatttcacaaattctgacttgtttttaaaaatgagttttatttttaataattttataactattgagttttgtttaaaagtttttatttttattgtagaaaCTTGGAGTTTTAATATTCTCTGTCTTATTGTCGCTCTGcatgttttaatctttttaatctTATATTCTGATTCTAAGGTGAATTTGTAATAatgaaaaagacataaatatgttttatttacagatttgaAGTTTTAGCAGCTGAACATGTAATTTGTGTATTAAAAGATATATGGACCTCAGAGTAAATAtaaaccgatcagccacaacattaaaaccacctgcctAATATTGCGTAGGTCCCCTCTAGCCACCAAAAACAGCTCTGACTCATCAAGacatggactccacaagaccCCCAAAGATTCCTGTGGTATCAGGCACCAGGACATCAGCATCAGATCCTGTAAGTTGTAAGGTGGGGCCTCCATGGAGAGGCCCCACCTTCaaaattccccagatctcagactgagatctggggaattttGAAGCCACGTCAACACCTTGAACTTTTTGTCATGCTCCTCCGGCCCTCCTCATGATGTAAAGGAAAACGTGATTCACCAGACCAGGCCACCTTCCTCCACTGCTCCATGGTCCAGTTACGCAGCATCCTGtgatgcactgtgtgttttgttagcTGTCTATCACAGCCAGAATTAAGGTTTTCAGCATCTTGTGCTACAGCGGCTCTTCTGTGGAACTGGACCAGACGGGCTAGGCTTCACTCCCCACGAACATCAACGGGCCTCGGATGTCCATGACCCCGTCAC comes from the Xiphias gladius isolate SHS-SW01 ecotype Sanya breed wild unplaced genomic scaffold, ASM1685928v1 HiC_scaffold_1475, whole genome shotgun sequence genome and includes:
- the LOC120787442 gene encoding IQ and AAA domain-containing protein 1-like, whose amino-acid sequence is MVRELLRAEGAEPGPSVDLSSLAKVTDGFTPGHILLGVRSVLCPHGLKKLRLQPLAPTEFIQSLSRMELVYREEEEEAFKCRGPTDNLTVVSTVSVLERQTGNLF